From a region of the Thermodesulfobacteriota bacterium genome:
- a CDS encoding bifunctional riboflavin kinase/FAD synthetase translates to MKILKNGKGLKSSKGPVLTLGNFDGMHLGHQRILKKVAARARELGCPSVVYTFEPHPLKVVAPGKSPPLLLDRKDKCRLVDSFGIDALILARFTKEFASKHPREFVEEVLVRELSACEVWIGHDYAFGRGKRGTVDYLKRLAGEFGFKVLVVPAYRKKGAVVSSSRVRELLREGEVREAAGLLGRCHMIRGVVVKGRRVGKGLGFPTANLKVTSELVPRGGVYAAYAKVGRRERQAVVNIGIAPTFASKRGGKKGGRKTTVEVHMLDFKGDVYGRELELSFVKRIRDEVRFGSTEELSRQIEKDVKRARQLTARPL, encoded by the coding sequence ATGAAGATACTCAAGAACGGAAAAGGGTTGAAAAGCTCGAAGGGCCCGGTCCTTACGCTCGGCAACTTCGACGGCATGCACCTCGGCCACCAGAGGATACTCAAGAAGGTCGCCGCAAGGGCTCGGGAGCTCGGCTGCCCGTCGGTGGTCTACACCTTCGAGCCGCACCCGCTAAAGGTCGTGGCGCCCGGGAAGAGTCCCCCGCTTCTCCTGGACAGGAAAGACAAGTGCCGCCTCGTGGACTCTTTCGGCATAGACGCCCTGATACTCGCGAGGTTCACAAAGGAGTTCGCGTCGAAGCACCCGCGCGAGTTCGTCGAGGAAGTGCTCGTCCGCGAGCTTTCCGCCTGCGAGGTCTGGATCGGCCACGACTACGCCTTCGGCCGGGGAAAGCGCGGGACCGTGGACTACTTGAAACGCCTGGCCGGAGAGTTCGGCTTCAAGGTTCTGGTCGTGCCGGCCTACAGAAAGAAGGGCGCCGTGGTAAGCAGCTCCCGGGTAAGGGAGCTCTTAAGAGAGGGGGAGGTCCGGGAGGCGGCCGGACTCCTCGGGAGATGCCACATGATAAGGGGCGTAGTCGTAAAGGGCAGGAGGGTGGGCAAGGGGCTCGGCTTCCCGACGGCCAACTTGAAGGTCACGAGCGAGCTCGTCCCCCGGGGGGGAGTCTACGCGGCATACGCGAAGGTGGGCCGACGTGAGAGACAGGCGGTGGTAAACATCGGCATTGCCCCTACCTTTGCAAGCAAGAGGGGCGGCAAAAAGGGAGGCCGGAAGACGACCGTGGAGGTACACATGCTCGACTTCAAAGGGGACGTCTACGGGAGAGAGCTTGAACTCTCTTTCGTAAAGAGGATAAGGGACGAGGTGCGTTTCGGGTCAACGGAAGAGCTCTCCCGGCAGATAGAGAAAGACGTAAAAAGGGCCCGGCAGCTTACAGCCCGTCCTTTATAA